One Burkholderia vietnamiensis LMG 10929 genomic window carries:
- a CDS encoding sulfurtransferase, which yields MPHTHYTTLISAANLAERLAAAPGSVAVFDCRFDLADPAAGEAAYAAGHIPGAQYLHLDRDLSGRKTGTNGRHPLPSRDALASLMASRGVKQGQQVVAYDAHGGAYAARLWWLLRWLGHDSVAVLDGGLQAWEASGQPLTTDVQHPAAGDFRAAAPLESTVDAAAVLANIASGARIVIDARAPDRYRGENETIDRVGGHIPGARNRFFKDNLSTDGRFKTGHELRETFTALLAGVQPNSVILQCGSGVTACHNALALEIAGLHGASLYPGSWSEWSADPARPIATGPTP from the coding sequence ATGCCACACACTCACTACACCACGCTCATCTCCGCCGCCAATCTCGCCGAGCGGCTGGCCGCGGCACCGGGCAGCGTCGCCGTGTTCGACTGCCGCTTCGATCTCGCCGATCCGGCAGCGGGCGAAGCCGCTTACGCAGCCGGCCATATTCCCGGCGCACAGTATCTGCACCTCGATCGCGACCTGTCCGGGCGCAAGACCGGCACCAACGGCCGCCATCCGCTGCCGAGCCGCGACGCACTGGCCTCGCTGATGGCCAGCCGCGGCGTCAAGCAGGGCCAGCAGGTGGTTGCGTATGACGCGCACGGCGGCGCCTATGCGGCGCGCCTGTGGTGGTTGCTGCGCTGGCTCGGGCACGACTCCGTGGCGGTGCTCGACGGCGGTCTGCAGGCATGGGAGGCGTCCGGCCAGCCGCTGACGACGGACGTGCAGCATCCGGCTGCCGGCGACTTCCGCGCGGCCGCGCCGCTCGAGTCGACCGTCGATGCTGCGGCCGTGCTCGCGAACATCGCGTCGGGCGCGCGGATCGTGATCGACGCTCGGGCACCGGACCGCTATCGCGGCGAAAACGAAACGATCGATCGTGTCGGCGGCCATATTCCCGGCGCGCGCAACCGCTTCTTCAAGGACAATCTCTCGACCGACGGCCGCTTCAAGACGGGCCACGAGCTGCGCGAGACGTTCACCGCCCTGCTGGCCGGCGTCCAGCCGAACAGCGTGATCCTGCAATGCGGGTCGGGCGTGACCGCATGCCACAACGCGCTCGCGCTCGAAATCGCGGGGCTGCACGGCGCGTCGCTGTATCCGGGCTCGTGGAGCGAATGGAGCGCCGATCCGGCGCGGCCGATCGCGACCGGCCCCACGCCGTAA
- a CDS encoding dienelactone hydrolase family protein, whose amino-acid sequence MLKPEVDSLVPHVPFSRRKFMQAALGSAFAAAVLPVSAQTITTDSAGLDVDTIEIRSGDASIPAYRAQPVDKTNLPIVIVIHEIFGVHAHIADVCRRFAKLGYLAIAPDLFARQGNAAKYPTMKDLYEHIISKVPDRQVTEDLDATVAWAGRNGGDPARLGVTGFCWGGRQAWLYAEHNPHVLAAVAWYGFVEGKTDEMTPFNPVDHASLLKVPVLGLYGEKDANITQASLADMRNAIQTSDSKRARQSEIVVYPDAGHAFFADYRPSYVKADAEDGWKRAIEWFQKYGVM is encoded by the coding sequence ATGTTGAAACCCGAAGTCGACAGCTTGGTCCCCCACGTTCCGTTCTCGCGCCGCAAGTTCATGCAGGCCGCGCTCGGCAGCGCCTTCGCGGCGGCCGTGCTGCCCGTGTCGGCGCAGACGATCACGACCGACAGCGCGGGGCTCGACGTCGACACGATCGAAATCCGTTCCGGCGATGCGAGCATCCCCGCGTATCGCGCGCAGCCGGTCGACAAGACGAATCTGCCGATCGTCATCGTGATCCACGAGATCTTCGGCGTGCATGCGCATATCGCCGATGTGTGCCGGCGCTTTGCGAAGCTCGGCTATCTCGCGATCGCGCCCGACCTGTTCGCGCGGCAGGGCAATGCGGCGAAGTATCCGACGATGAAGGATCTCTACGAGCACATCATCAGCAAGGTGCCCGACCGGCAGGTGACCGAGGATCTCGATGCGACCGTCGCGTGGGCCGGCAGGAACGGCGGCGATCCGGCGCGGCTCGGCGTGACGGGGTTCTGCTGGGGCGGCCGCCAGGCGTGGCTCTATGCGGAGCACAACCCGCACGTGCTCGCGGCGGTGGCGTGGTACGGCTTCGTCGAGGGCAAGACCGACGAGATGACGCCGTTCAATCCGGTCGATCATGCGTCGTTGCTGAAGGTGCCGGTGCTCGGCCTCTATGGCGAGAAGGACGCCAACATCACGCAGGCGTCGCTCGCCGACATGCGTAATGCGATCCAGACGAGCGATTCGAAGCGCGCGCGCCAGTCGGAGATCGTCGTGTATCCGGATGCCGGCCACGCGTTCTTCGCCGATTACCGGCCGAGCTACGTGAAGGCCGACGCCGAAGACGGGTGGAAACGCGCGATCGAGTGGTTCCAGAAGTACGGCGTGATGTAA